In one window of Shewanella goraebulensis DNA:
- a CDS encoding TIGR03899 family protein, translating to MTDNHPNQTENTANTSMSARKKALLLGKMLGLASEDDYRPSQASIGERAQFRLQKSQILHQLNLETIFSLALNYTPSDVTGEDLDPDWSYQFFQMAEQISSRRMQDLWARILASEIVKPGKFSLRTLAILKQLTQREAQVLEKALGMSVKLNSETRYKLLNGYRIQGGLQQYFRKTSNVNVGLSKFGLPYSSILTLMDAGILHSSEFETGLLDKNASILLSMTDSQIKLTPKSNSLLFSYYRFTPVGDELCLLVQAKADKEFSRALTQILKADFLIG from the coding sequence ATGACAGATAACCATCCTAATCAAACAGAAAATACTGCCAATACCAGTATGTCTGCCCGAAAAAAAGCACTACTTTTGGGCAAAATGCTCGGGTTAGCCAGTGAAGATGATTATCGACCCTCTCAAGCCTCTATTGGCGAACGCGCGCAGTTTAGATTACAAAAAAGCCAAATTTTACATCAGCTTAATTTGGAAACTATTTTTTCGTTAGCCTTAAATTACACCCCTTCTGACGTCACTGGAGAAGACCTTGATCCAGATTGGAGTTACCAGTTTTTTCAAATGGCTGAACAAATCAGTTCCCGCAGAATGCAGGACTTATGGGCACGGATTCTCGCTAGTGAAATTGTAAAACCAGGTAAGTTTAGCCTCAGAACATTAGCCATTTTAAAACAGCTAACCCAACGGGAAGCACAAGTACTTGAAAAAGCATTAGGTATGTCTGTAAAACTCAATTCCGAAACCCGATATAAACTGTTAAATGGTTACCGTATTCAGGGTGGGTTACAGCAATATTTTAGAAAAACCTCCAACGTTAATGTCGGCCTTTCAAAATTCGGGCTCCCATACTCAAGCATATTGACGTTAATGGATGCGGGTATTTTACATAGCAGTGAATTTGAAACTGGATTATTGGATAAAAATGCTTCAATTTTACTGAGTATGACTGATTCTCAAATTAAACTAACCCCTAAAAGTAATAGCTTATTATTCAGTTATTACCGTTTTACTCCAGTCGGGGATGAGCTATGTTTATTGGTTCAAGCAAAAGCAGATAAGGAGTTTTCTCGGGCGTTAACGCAAATTTTAAAAGCTGATTTTTTGATAGGTTAG
- a CDS encoding organic hydroperoxide resistance protein — translation MDIIYSATATTTGGRDGKSVSSDNKLSVNLSTPKELGGAGGEGTNPEQLFAAGYSACFIGAMKFVAGQDKKILSSDLSVEATVGIGGNTAGVGFAIDVELRITLPGMSKTEVEALVEKAHQVCPYSNATRGNIRVELVVL, via the coding sequence ATGGATATCATTTATTCAGCTACAGCAACTACAACAGGCGGACGTGATGGCAAATCAGTATCGTCAGACAACAAGCTTTCAGTTAATTTAAGTACCCCAAAAGAGCTTGGCGGCGCAGGTGGTGAAGGTACCAACCCAGAACAATTGTTTGCTGCAGGATATTCAGCTTGTTTTATTGGTGCTATGAAGTTTGTTGCAGGACAAGATAAGAAAATACTAAGCTCTGATCTTTCAGTTGAAGCGACTGTAGGAATTGGGGGAAACACCGCTGGAGTTGGCTTTGCAATTGATGTTGAATTGCGGATCACTCTACCTGGTATGTCTAAAACAGAAGTTGAAGCTCTGGTAGAAAAAGCACATCAAGTTTGCCCATACTCAAATGCAACTCGCGGTAATATTCGTGTTGAGCTAGTTGTATTATAA
- a CDS encoding DUF3087 family protein, whose product MQFISIDKPQYRKRLNVLLISLVASLTILSLAFGGLLIEFFGSDTVIKGESTGHFHLNLIGVFLAVVSCSLVMNAIKTKPYMKEIYWVWQVKQLQNHIYRKLNKVIAAASENDVKALTILLYYYHSQKKIYELDNNTLTMGKVDSDISRTETQIASLNLVITLDDFSSSLIDEIQ is encoded by the coding sequence ATGCAATTTATCTCAATCGACAAGCCACAATATCGTAAACGACTTAACGTATTGCTAATTAGTTTGGTGGCCAGTTTAACCATACTCTCACTCGCTTTTGGTGGCCTTCTTATTGAATTTTTTGGCAGTGATACAGTTATTAAAGGTGAGTCCACTGGCCATTTTCATCTTAACCTCATCGGTGTCTTTTTAGCTGTTGTAAGCTGCAGTTTAGTGATGAATGCGATTAAAACTAAGCCGTACATGAAAGAGATTTATTGGGTTTGGCAAGTTAAACAATTGCAAAACCATATTTATCGTAAGTTAAACAAAGTGATTGCTGCAGCGAGTGAGAATGACGTTAAAGCATTAACGATTCTACTTTATTACTACCACAGCCAGAAAAAGATATATGAGTTAGACAACAATACGTTGACGATGGGGAAAGTAGACAGTGATATCAGTAGAACTGAAACGCAAATTGCCAGTTTAAATCTAGTGATTACCCTTGATGACTTTTCCAGTTCTTTAATTGACGAAATACAGTGA
- a CDS encoding helix-turn-helix domain-containing protein, whose product MARLFLNLAGVARETGINKNTLHRLYNETATRVELDMIETLCRYLNVDVGELLEIQD is encoded by the coding sequence ATTGCTCGGCTTTTTCTAAATTTGGCAGGGGTAGCAAGAGAAACAGGTATCAATAAAAATACTTTGCACCGCCTTTATAATGAGACGGCAACACGAGTAGAATTAGATATGATTGAGACGCTATGCAGGTATTTAAATGTTGACGTGGGCGAGTTGTTGGAAATTCAAGATTAA
- a CDS encoding viperin family antiviral radical SAM protein, with translation MTSTNEMVINFHMTEACNYRCGYCYATWEGNDSQSELHHSSQDIQSLLKKLADYFFADNPIRKALGYTSVRLNFAGGEPVMLGGRFIEAVLLAKKLGFRTSIITNGHLLSAKIMSRIAPHLDMLGLSFDTADLLIAQSIGRVDRKSSWFSPSRVIEVVAAYRSLNNQGKVKINTVVNAFNWREDMCNLINQIKPDKWKLLRVLPVYSHQLTISYDQYRKYIERHKTFSEIVSLEDNQDMWQSYLMHNLEGRFYQNSNACQGVVQSPSILDVGVDKAIAHVAFNTETFSKRYQTHDSTLPYT, from the coding sequence ATGACAAGTACAAATGAAATGGTCATCAATTTTCATATGACCGAAGCCTGTAATTACCGCTGCGGATATTGCTATGCCACTTGGGAAGGCAATGACTCGCAATCGGAGTTACATCATTCCTCGCAAGATATTCAATCTCTTCTAAAAAAGCTAGCAGACTACTTTTTTGCTGATAATCCAATACGAAAAGCTTTGGGTTATACATCCGTCCGCCTTAATTTTGCTGGTGGCGAGCCAGTGATGCTTGGCGGTCGCTTTATTGAGGCAGTCTTGTTAGCTAAAAAGCTTGGTTTTCGTACATCAATCATAACTAATGGACACCTTTTATCAGCCAAGATCATGTCGAGAATTGCTCCACATCTTGATATGTTGGGATTAAGTTTCGATACTGCTGATTTGCTAATCGCTCAAAGTATCGGGCGTGTCGATCGCAAAAGCTCGTGGTTTTCACCCTCTAGGGTTATTGAGGTTGTTGCAGCGTATCGGTCTTTAAACAATCAAGGCAAGGTTAAGATAAATACAGTCGTTAATGCTTTTAATTGGCGTGAAGATATGTGTAATTTGATTAATCAAATAAAGCCTGATAAATGGAAACTTCTTAGGGTATTACCTGTTTACTCTCACCAGCTGACAATTTCATATGATCAGTACCGTAAATATATTGAAAGGCATAAGACTTTTTCAGAGATAGTGAGTTTAGAAGATAATCAGGATATGTGGCAATCCTATCTGATGCATAACCTTGAAGGCCGCTTTTATCAAAATTCAAATGCTTGTCAGGGCGTTGTACAAAGTCCATCAATATTAGATGTTGGTGTTGATAAAGCGATTGCGCATGTAGCATTCAATACAGAAACCTTTTCCAAGCGTTATCAAACTCATGACTCAACGCTTCCCTATACCTGA